The genomic stretch gtgcatactggtgatgtatgctgtttgtttgtattagcttgttttattgtgttttggttatccgctgcaagtttttctctggtatggtgtgacaggttgttttagccaaaaatttgccaaagggggagattgaaggtgtttttaTGTTGgttgcattattggtaaaacatacctggttgattttGTATATGCAAGTTGCatatatgtgtgaagctaatatatgttttgtagtgaatgtcatgatcgatgtcatgacatccgtgtgtgacagcaggacctgttattgtttattagttgtgtttcctgatttatcctaattatcagtttaggaaactttttattgagtgctgcatattttgtccagaagatcctactgacagcacattgtgtaacagacagttggcgtgtgaattaggttaactttgttaaccctaatgtctTTCCTAAAAATCCCAAGGCCGAAGACAGCATATAAAAAGGACTACAATCTTAATTTGGAATGCACACAGAAGATTGTATTTTATGAAGAACGACTGTTCTAtaactgtctcgtgtgatccacgctattgtctttgatgattgcgttggaattagtttgtgtttttgtaatgtcactctaagcttttaagaacgagtgtgtgtctcttgattaaagcttttaagcagatcaaggtgtgtttttgaagagtgtcttctatctgtaattgtttattgtttatgtgtaatcactgctgtgattgagggggagtggaatggagatattccatatctaggtagaacctaggtagaagggtcattgggtagtgattaagtgagaagttgtaaacgggggagtttagctttgaattgatactactgatagtggacttcatccctggcttggtagcccccagagtaggttgtttgaaccgaactgggtgaacaattatgtgtgttttttattgtttttatgctgttttgttattactgtatgtgctgcataattgtggatgtcataatattcagtttgacatcgagcgtgtgttactagaattttcataaacaataacaaaataattaaaattataactataaaatacactactataaagccttggtgtaagtggaaaAAAGGAGAGCcgagtgaaccattaaaaagagttcactggccaaaagcaacaGGGCACGCAACGCGCCCTCAAGGCCATGGGACGTGCGCTTAgttctgccaaaccaagctcttTAGCTCCAAGACCGCGCGACACCCCCTCTTTGCACGCAAcacgcgctacaccagaaaaaccaaaCTAGTTCAGACAACAAGAATTTCTAGTGTgtcaccacttaacacctacactattcatttacaaaaaattaaaacagaaaaatatacaaccgttggggtgcctcccaacaagcgctcgttttacgtcgtaagctcgacgcctttattatgCACGGTAGTAACTTCCTCCACAACAcaccaatgctttcgcctcaacgcaacctaaagaaaatgtcTTAACCACACACGAACAAACATTACGAAACAAGAGAATATACAATAATAGGTAAACCACATGTATTAACAAACACATAACGATAagaaaaaacacgattttttacaaaagtttgttgaaattaactaaaaaagttGAAAAGTGGAGATTTGAAATtaaagatttgtgatgtctatttctataacaacacaaatccaaagcatttaagcaaaaagatcaaggaaacaccgattaagatttgtaaagcaaactttatataactagtagaaagagtaacaaacatacataggtttagagtaaacttacaaacaaacccaacaaaagtggttacaaagagaagaggagtAGAAGAAAACTTAATTTCTCGAAGTGTCAAACACGATCAATCGAGCTCCCGACCAAGAATCATCcgattacaagccacaaatgttgttttctaagctctctagaccaaaaaatgaaggttgatgagttggggttcaaaaatacccaaaacataacctgaaaaaaaaatgtgtttttcccCTAATTATGCAATTTTGGATCtagtgtagcgcgcgtcgcgcgcaggagggCGCTACGCGCGCTGACTGCTGTCTTGAAAAAATCAGCTTTAGTGTTTtgaccataacttgagaaccgtaactccgatttgagccttattcgttgaCGAGTTGGTTCTGTTGCTCAAAACCGTACGTTttaagccgtgtcttcgacacattattgctcatgctccaaatacgcaagaatacctacaaaaagatacAAAAAAACTATCAAACTgtataaaattatatgaaaatacaactattcacaaagtatacatatttatacacaaaacggggaattattcaacgaatatcaacaaaagtcacgataagtgccacaaaacatatatacaaaataagtacattttggcacttaacaaacaACACTGatacaaccacacaagcaacgcAGAtgcaacataaacataaacaacactACATCGACAACACAAACATTAAATAACATAATTAGGGTTAACGACAGAGAGAAAAATCAGAGAGAAAATCGACGAACGGAACTGAAAACTGTATGCAAAATGAAAGGGAATGAggtattttttttccaaaaataacaCTAACGCATAGGAGCCATATCAAATGGCTCATATGTGTAAACCCTAgtacataggcgccatttcaaatggctacCCTGATTAGGGTTGTACATTGGCACCTTTTGAAATGGCGCATACACCCATTTTTTACTGTTGGCGCCATttggtttggcgcatactccaTTGTGTGCTgacaaacctagacactttggtaagtTTTCCCAAAATGTGGTTTTTttggtagttttttttttttttaaaacttggttatttaaaaaacattttcCCTTTTGGGCACAAgtgaaaaaaaaggaaatagagtATATGTAATAATTAGAAGGAAAAGAATTTTATTCAAGGATTCAGAGTTGCATCTCTCATTCTCACACATAAATCTATACACAATAGCATATGTATGGATGGGGGCTTAGAATTACTTAAAATATGCAATCTTGTTCCTCGTGTGTTTTCTCAtcatagataaaaataaataaataaaaatcaaatatgttCTACTCTCTTAATATTGTTCCTCGTGTGCATTTTTGAAGTGTgaaaaaaagaagataattttacaTGGGCATTAGAGGTGTGTCGGTCACTTTTGTAGGAACAAGTTGAGACGTCTAAGGAGATTATTAGGACCGTGATACCGCATTGATGAATGTGGTGGCAAAGGTATTTTCTTCTTCTAATGCATTACTTTGTTAATATCACATAACATGTAAagtgagaagtaaggttaaacccaCGGTAGGGACGAAACAAGTAGAGTCTGaaggtggaaaattggtgaagCCCTGTGTGATTGTTGAACAAATAATGGATACATGGAATTGTATTGTAAATTCTTTGACAAAACAATTATATGTCGATACCGTCATTTAATTTTGCAACGTGTGTAAAAAGTATCctgatttattgaaatatgttgaaaacACCATTCTTGATAAGGTGAAGGAGAAGTTTGTCTATGAATGGACTGATAATGTCTGACACCTTGGGAATACAACCAGCAACAGAGTTGAGTCAGCACATGCTAGTTTGAAAAATTGGTTGAGTGATAACAAGGGTGACTTGTGTCGATATTGGGACTCCGTAAATCTCATGATTTAAAACCAACATAATGAGTTACAAACCATATTTGTTCGGAGCATTACGATGTTGGAACATTGATTTAAGGACAACATTATTTATTCTCAATTGACCGACAATATGTTTCGGCCCAGGATGAACTATATTTTTCACAAGATGAAACTGTAGGTTCTGATAGCGCAAAATGTGGTTACACTATTTCTAAAACATATGGCCTCCTGTGTGCTTGTGTTATTGCTAAAAAGATGAAACTAGGTGAGCCAATAAGAATGAAAGAAGTTATCCCTCATTGGAAAAGACTTAGTTTTTATGATGATGGTTGCATGGAAGAAGGTAAACCTAATATATATATTTCTACCAAATTGGAAGCAATACAAGAGAAGTTTTCGAAGGCTGGTGACAACAtgaaactccacatcaaagaAAAATTGAGGAAGATTGGACATCCCGAAACAACTGACATGAAACCGCCTACTCAACCGGTAAAGATAAAGGGTTCTCCAAAGAAAATGAAGCTTACACCGAATAACAACTCGACTACACGGTCTCCTTTCCCGATTTACAGACTCCTAAATctcaaaaatctttaaaaagttcCATCAAAGGAGCTCTCATAAGCAAACCACCTCCGACATTGATTCCATCGAAAATTCCATTAATCGACGAGATACcgatttttatgcacaaatacatcgAGCGGATCGTCAATATTGAGGGGGACGGTAATTGCGATTACCGGGCCATTTCGGCTTTGCTTGGTAAGGGAGAGGATAGCCATACGCTTGTCCGTCATCAACTTATCCATGATTTGAAGACGCATAAAGACTCGTACACGCGGTTATACAGAGAGAAAGTTAAATTTGAAGCGATCTACAGATCTCTTATACCTTGGTTGAACGGTTACGCAACTGGTCAAAATGGATGAGATTCCCGGAAATGGGGCAACTTATTGCATGTGCATATGATAGGGTGTGCATTGACGCGATACGAGATTTTAGAAACCTTTTTTTCACTCTGCACCGCACCACCTAGAAATCCAAATGACCGCATCATGTGTATTTGATGGCTATCAAAATCAAGtcattttgtacaagtttacttgaaaccgtGATGCCCCATACCACCTACTTCACCAGAACGGGCAACTCATTTTATCGCAAATGCCGAGACGTGGCCGGATTtttttgttgataggatgcacGAATTCGAAAGATTGAACAACATTGAAAAGGAATTGAATGCGGAAAATTCAAAGATGaaaccaccaatagatttagccggcgacatttgttttgattcgttttgaatttttaaagtgTAATATAGTCACTatttaacattgcaatataatcaaTTTTTATCATTTCAATATGCTAATGTTCCGTATTATTCTATTCTGTTGAAATAAATGTAACAGCAAAAGTTTGGTAGATGCACTACGGAAGATTCTTAATTTGCAGTCTCTGGATATTTTTCGTAGATATACCTacagaataaaaatatttgggttCTTTCCGAGATATAGCTTCGAAAAGTTCCGTGACAGAAAATGGGTGGTCCATATTCACCTAGAtttctataaatttggggtttcttaTGTTGTctttcacacaaacacaaaaatgtctcaaTATGATATCAACATTTGTTGGTATGTCGTAAGTGTTTCCTACTCCACCGGAAAAACACTCGGGCGGATGTTCAAACTTAACGATTACACCTCGCTCGATGATATCATCGATAAAATATACTATCGTCTACCTTACGCAGACAAACGAAAGGTTGTgaagctcgagtatcgttcaccttCTATTGACAATGAAGGGAACGTCGTTTACAGTAACTTTGATCTCAAGAACCGAGAGGATGTTTCAGCAATGTGGCGAACGTATTTCGATTTCAAAGAGAAAATTCTGATCGAGTTGGTAGCGACGGTACGAAGAACTGCCGAGCAAATAGAGATGTGCAAGTGTCCACCGAGTTAgtgaaatgtaatatttaattttatgttgaaATAATCAATGTAATGCCGATTTTAATGTATGAATGTTGTTTTTATCGTTGCAACGTTGATTTTCTGATTTTCTGTTTTTAGGTTTATTCCGTAAATATACATACGGACAAATTCCGTAAATGCATCTACAAAACATTTTCAAGCTGAGTAAAAAAAAAAGTgcgttcggagatacatctccagaAACAAAGGAGTAATTTTGGAAAGGCACGTGGTGCCTAAGAATCCCAAGAGGTGGGGTAAGAGTCTACTATCTAACATATATTAAAAGATTAACCAAACTCCCTAAATTGCCCTTTCCTCAAAATAAATTTACACTACAAAATGGACAttttggtaactaacaaaataatCCTTCACCTTTTTATCTTTTGCACCAAGTGTTCCTCTCTTATTGGTCCACCAACTTTCTAcaacataatacactacctcattttctctctcattataaagtacaatttcaattgaaaatataatatagttgcatatatatgattattattcatttataattgaatcattcattttaaatttacatattttaaaatatattttatacaatattaaataaatttttacataatattatagtttacgggtcactatcaaaataatacatattttatttattttttcaaatgttaaattttttttattctttttccgtctcatggatcaatttttttctttgcttaattatttaataatcaagtaattcattttaaatttatttgtataatgtatttttttaattttaaaaacataatacactacctcattctctttctctttataaagtacaatttcaattgaaaatataatatagttgcatatttatgattattattcatttaaaattgaatcattcattttaaatttacatgtttttaaatatatatgatacaatattaaataaatttacatgatattatgttgtagtttacgggtcactatcaacataatacatattttatttattttttcaaatgttaaaattctttttattctttttctgtctcatggatcaattttttctttgtataattatttattaattaagtaattcattttagatttatttgtataatgtatttttttaatttaattagcatgatgaaaaatgtatttatctcacgggtcactaacaagacaatatttactttagttaatcaatcattattttaattcaagagacaaaatctttatttttaaatattaattttgtctCCATctcacactacaagaaaaaaaaaagttttgcgACATATAGGTTGcgacataattttttaaaaatatgaaacatTTTACGACGGTTGTAGGCCCAACTGCCCTTAAAAGAAATTTGCGACAATTCAACAACGGTCGCCCCCAAAtatattcataattattatttgaagattctaaattactacatatttttttagttatttacacaatatcataattaaattaccctTCCTCAAAATATATATTGTTGAAATTGCAAAACGTTGTGAAATTGACTATGAAAatcttattaataaatttttttctaatggttaatttccattttatatatacaatttggtcaaacttcttatttcatatttttttcatatcatTCAAAAAATACTACATCATAAATAATtcacccgtgcgacagcacgggtctctgactagtttctCTTAAAATAATGTCAATACATAACAAATGCTTCCCTTAATACCATTCAAGAACTTGCTAAAAGAGTTATCTGTCATGAAATACAAATATATAATTGAGAATTTAAGAGGGctcttaaaataattaaatattacagAGACTACTGGTATTTTAAACACATAATCATAAGAACAAaggataaaaagaaaagaaatacatTTGTTTTACAACTTTGAGAGAGAGTCCAACTCAACAACACCTTCATTAAAGTGTCTTTTAAAGGCATTCATATAGATCTCTTGCAAACAAATCAAAAGCACCAAAGATCCATCAACTTGAGAACTAGGAAGAATGAATGTTTCTCCTTCACGTATAATATGTATTCCCGGAATCACATAAAGCTCCTTCCCCCATCCAAAATCAAAGTTGGCAAATGAAAACATCATCAAACTAACTGCTCCTAAATTGGGATTCCGATAAAATGGCGGCACAGTGTCATAACGTATCTTAGTCCGATCATAGTCTTTCTTAATGTACTCAGTCAACGTCAATCTCACATATTCATCATTCACCTTCTCAATTGCTTCCTTTATCCTACTCGAAGCATATCCTAATGGCTTAGACATCAAATCACCTGCAAGACTAGTAGCCACCACATTCACTATCGCATTTCCGAAATACGTTTTTGGTAAACTAGGTTTCACACGACTTTTGAAATTAACAACGATACCAAACACAGTTGGTTGGTCAATTTTAAGCCCTCTAGCTTTACATGCACTCCTCCAAATATGACCAGTTATCGTTTCATAAATTGTATAACTTCGTTCATTACTGGATTTATTCCAACTCTCATTAGATATTTTTCTCAACCTTTCGATTTGTGCTTTGCTTAGTTGGATTATAGCAACcgttgtttttttctttctttcgtcAAGATTACTTTCTGAATTTTCCAACAAAAGCGGAGGTTTAGCAAACTTCCACTCATTTACACCATTGCATGGTTCCTTATTACGTAAGATGTTTCTATCTAGAAACGGAACCCTTTTTAAAGATTCTCCGCGTGCTACTCGAGCCCACTCATCAATGAAATGTGTCGCACTTTGTCCATCAGTAATCACATGTGACAATAACAAACTAATGCTAATGTCACCACATTTGAAATGCGTGAGTTGGACTATTAGCAAAGGACGGTCTGGTATTGGGAGAGTGTAGTCAACTTGCGGGAAAAGATAACTACAATAATTGTTTGAACAAGAAAAGTCACCAAGATCGGATAATGCTGAAGAGGTCGATTCTGCTGCTTCAATGAACTGAA from Vicia villosa cultivar HV-30 ecotype Madison, WI linkage group LG4, Vvil1.0, whole genome shotgun sequence encodes the following:
- the LOC131596169 gene encoding spermidine hydroxycinnamoyl transferase-like, which codes for MSSSSSITVKGCYTVTPMEPTWNGYLPLTEFDQIDITSYAPLLFYYRPPRNWLTPPTKIAATLKESLSRVLIHFYPFAGRLRSTDNNRFELECNAKGVQFIEAAESTSSALSDLGDFSCSNNYCSYLFPQVDYTLPIPDRPLLIVQLTHFKCGDISISLLLSHVITDGQSATHFIDEWARVARGESLKRVPFLDRNILRNKEPCNGVNEWKFAKPPLLLENSESNLDERKKKTTVAIIQLSKAQIERLRKISNESWNKSSNERSYTIYETITGHIWRSACKARGLKIDQPTVFGIVVNFKSRVKPSLPKTYFGNAIVNVVATSLAGDLMSKPLGYASSRIKEAIEKVNDEYVRLTLTEYIKKDYDRTKIRYDTVPPFYRNPNLGAVSLMMFSFANFDFGWGKELYVIPGIHIIREGETFILPSSQVDGSLVLLICLQEIYMNAFKRHFNEGVVELDSLSKL